In Gimesia benthica, a single window of DNA contains:
- a CDS encoding SlyX family protein — translation MSESASPLEEVSSRLNQIESVLMHLQHDVEQLNTAILHQNDVLDKLSRSMKLLDNRIGTLEDEDEGRDPLQEKPPHY, via the coding sequence ATGAGTGAATCAGCTTCTCCCCTGGAAGAAGTCTCTTCCCGCCTGAACCAGATTGAATCAGTGCTGATGCACCTGCAGCACGATGTTGAGCAATTGAACACGGCGATCCTGCATCAGAATGATGTGCTGGACAAACTGAGTCGATCCATGAAGTTACTGGATAACCGCATCGGGACGCTCGAAGATGAGGACGAAGGTCGGGATCCCCTCCAGGAGAAGCCGCCGCATTATTGA
- a CDS encoding FKBP-type peptidyl-prolyl cis-trans isomerase — protein sequence MSKWHLTACLCIAFFGCASLAQAQNEKSQLKDQKQKVSYGIGYNLGQNLMRDNLDLDPQVLAKGIMDAMTKQKPQMTEDEIRATLLAFQQQLQKDAQTKMQKEAEANVAKGKKFLADNAKKEGVKTTKSGLQYKVIKSGSGKTPKLTDEVTTHYRGTLIDGTEFDSSYKRKQPATFPVNRVIGGWTEALQLMKEGDKWQLFIPSDLAYGERGSGPDIGPNEVLIFDIELLKVN from the coding sequence ATGTCAAAATGGCATCTTACTGCCTGTCTCTGTATTGCGTTCTTCGGATGCGCGTCTCTGGCGCAAGCTCAAAATGAAAAATCCCAGCTGAAAGATCAGAAGCAGAAAGTCAGCTACGGTATTGGATACAATCTCGGTCAGAATCTCATGCGGGATAACCTGGATCTGGATCCCCAGGTTCTGGCAAAAGGCATCATGGATGCCATGACCAAACAGAAACCACAGATGACCGAAGACGAAATTCGGGCGACCCTGCTCGCATTCCAGCAGCAGCTGCAGAAAGACGCTCAGACTAAAATGCAGAAAGAAGCCGAGGCAAACGTTGCCAAAGGCAAGAAATTCCTGGCAGACAACGCCAAGAAAGAAGGCGTCAAAACCACCAAGAGTGGTCTGCAGTATAAGGTCATCAAATCCGGTTCAGGGAAAACTCCTAAATTGACCGATGAAGTGACGACTCACTATCGGGGCACCCTGATCGACGGCACCGAGTTCGACAGCTCCTACAAACGGAAGCAGCCAGCAACATTCCCCGTCAACCGGGTGATCGGTGGCTGGACCGAAGCACTGCAGCTGATGAAAGAAGGCGACAAATGGCAGCTCTTCATCCCCAGTGATCTAGCCTACGGCGAGCGGGGATCAGGACCTGATATCGGACCCAACGAAGTCCTCATCTTCGACATCGAACTGCTGAAAGTGAACTAA
- the ygfZ gene encoding CAF17-like 4Fe-4S cluster assembly/insertion protein YgfZ, whose translation MPLNHFQLVQEAAGAHFPDKDHAYPYPAHYGDPQQEYQAGHESAVLFDLSDREQVELKGADRQKFLHNFCTNDIKSLPVDQGCEAFVTNVQSRILGYITVFNQGDSLWLDLAPGQSAALTEHLDRYIIMEDVEQIVRSPEFGCLYLTGPEAGHIMSKLDIAALAVNQQQRVTDSEAELTVRRIDWFGQPGYLCCLLHEKIVAFWQQLIEAGAKPAGQEAFEALRIESCFPLSGIDLTDENLAQEAGRSSQAISFKKGCYLGQEPIARIDALGHVNQELRIIALEGDELPAPGTPVMATVKDNQKEVGKITSAAKSYGKYPVVALAIIRKEAYEPGTKVEVVMEEQALEGTVLCSME comes from the coding sequence ATGCCCTTAAATCATTTTCAGCTCGTCCAGGAAGCAGCAGGTGCTCATTTTCCCGATAAGGACCACGCGTATCCTTACCCGGCACATTACGGAGATCCCCAACAGGAGTACCAGGCCGGACATGAGTCAGCGGTGCTCTTTGATTTAAGTGATCGCGAGCAGGTCGAACTCAAGGGGGCCGACCGTCAAAAGTTTCTGCACAATTTCTGTACCAATGATATCAAGAGCCTCCCCGTAGACCAGGGTTGTGAAGCCTTTGTCACCAACGTACAGAGTCGTATCCTGGGGTACATCACGGTATTCAATCAGGGGGATTCACTCTGGCTGGATCTCGCGCCCGGTCAAAGTGCGGCTCTCACCGAACACCTGGACCGTTACATTATTATGGAAGACGTTGAACAGATCGTCCGTTCGCCGGAATTTGGCTGTCTCTATCTCACCGGTCCCGAGGCAGGTCACATCATGAGTAAACTCGACATCGCAGCACTCGCAGTGAATCAGCAGCAGCGGGTGACCGACAGTGAAGCCGAGCTCACTGTGCGCCGCATCGACTGGTTCGGTCAGCCCGGGTATCTCTGTTGTCTGCTCCACGAAAAAATCGTCGCGTTCTGGCAGCAGCTGATTGAAGCCGGTGCAAAGCCCGCCGGTCAGGAAGCATTCGAGGCGCTGCGAATTGAAAGTTGCTTCCCCCTCTCTGGTATCGATCTGACCGATGAAAACCTGGCACAGGAAGCGGGACGTAGCAGCCAGGCCATCTCTTTCAAGAAAGGTTGCTACCTGGGACAGGAACCGATCGCGCGCATCGATGCACTGGGGCACGTCAACCAGGAACTGAGAATCATTGCCCTTGAGGGCGACGAGTTACCCGCTCCCGGAACTCCGGTTATGGCGACAGTGAAAGACAATCAGAAAGAAGTCGGCAAGATTACTTCTGCTGCGAAATCTTACGGCAAGTATCCCGTCGTGGCACTGGCGATTATTCGCAAAGAAGCTTATGAGCCGGGAACCAAAGTGGAAGTCGTCATGGAAGAACAGGCTCTGGAAGGTACGGTGCTCTGCTCGATGGAATAG
- a CDS encoding type IV pilus modification PilV family protein: MATRHRLQRSRRTGITLVESLVSVTITAIAGTALFSAIGASLGASYSTLNSNIGAGLADQLLEEMSAVRFPTSSDSRPTATGNRSQFNDLDDYHKWSSTPPENKTGYALGSEPLTVLSTYPIARPTLLKPDSDFLQRLTREVTVEKIRLNSSSEWEVTTSDTDYRRVTVTIKLAMQAGAPRQTIKETTRIFSYVPLSP; the protein is encoded by the coding sequence ATGGCAACCAGACACAGGTTGCAGCGATCTCGCCGCACCGGAATCACACTTGTAGAATCGTTAGTCTCTGTGACCATCACAGCGATTGCCGGTACTGCTCTGTTCTCTGCCATAGGTGCTTCTCTGGGTGCCAGCTACTCGACCCTGAATTCCAATATCGGCGCAGGCCTGGCAGATCAACTGCTGGAAGAGATGTCAGCCGTTCGGTTCCCGACCTCCAGTGATTCCCGTCCCACCGCGACCGGAAACCGCAGTCAATTCAATGATCTGGATGACTATCACAAATGGTCCTCCACGCCGCCGGAGAATAAGACCGGTTATGCACTGGGCAGTGAGCCACTGACCGTTCTGAGCACCTACCCGATTGCCCGTCCCACACTACTGAAACCCGACAGCGATTTTTTACAGCGACTCACGCGCGAAGTCACCGTGGAAAAAATTCGCCTGAACAGCAGTTCGGAATGGGAAGTAACAACCAGCGACACCGATTATCGTCGCGTGACAGTCACCATCAAACTGGCGATGCAGGCCGGTGCTCCCAGACAGACCATTAAGGAAACCACACGTATTTTCAGCTATGTACCACTATCACCCTGA
- a CDS encoding LL-diaminopimelate aminotransferase — MALINDHYLKLKAGYLFPEIGRRVNKFCEENPDAAVIKLGIGDVTEPLPAAIREAMHKAVDEMGDPTTFHGYGPEQGYGFLREAIAKNDFHSRGIDVAADEIFVSDGSKCDTGNILDIFGADNKVAVTDPVYPVYVDTNVMTGRTGAADESGRYAGLTYLPVTAENDFVAELPASPVDLIYLCYPNNPTGTVATRETLKKWVDYAKENGSIILFDAAYEAFITDPEIPHSIYEIEGARDVAIEFRSFSKNAGFTGTRCAFTVVPKSLKGKTSTGETADIHPLWNRRHCTKFNGVSYIIQRGAEAAYSDAGKEQIQGLISFYLENARLLREGLEAVGISVYGGVNAPYVWLKTPGDSTSWDFFDELLQKAHLVGTPGSGFGASGEGYFRLSAFNSRDNINEAVTRFQKVVS, encoded by the coding sequence ATGGCTTTGATTAACGATCACTACCTGAAGCTCAAGGCGGGTTATCTCTTTCCGGAAATCGGACGTCGCGTCAATAAATTCTGCGAAGAAAACCCGGATGCAGCCGTGATCAAGCTGGGCATCGGCGATGTGACCGAACCCCTGCCCGCCGCCATTCGTGAAGCCATGCATAAAGCCGTTGACGAAATGGGTGACCCCACAACATTCCACGGCTACGGTCCCGAGCAGGGTTACGGCTTCCTGCGGGAAGCGATTGCCAAAAATGATTTTCACTCTCGGGGCATCGATGTCGCTGCAGATGAGATTTTCGTCTCCGACGGTTCCAAGTGTGATACCGGGAACATCCTCGACATCTTCGGTGCCGACAATAAGGTCGCGGTGACGGACCCCGTCTATCCCGTCTATGTCGATACCAACGTGATGACCGGCCGCACCGGAGCCGCTGATGAGAGCGGACGCTATGCAGGCCTGACCTATCTGCCCGTGACGGCAGAAAACGACTTCGTGGCAGAACTGCCCGCATCTCCTGTCGATCTGATCTACCTCTGCTATCCCAACAATCCGACCGGAACCGTCGCCACCCGCGAAACGCTCAAGAAGTGGGTCGATTACGCGAAAGAAAACGGCTCGATCATTCTGTTCGATGCTGCCTATGAAGCATTCATTACCGATCCGGAAATTCCACACTCGATTTATGAAATCGAAGGCGCTCGGGATGTCGCGATCGAATTCCGCAGCTTCAGTAAGAACGCCGGCTTCACTGGAACCCGTTGTGCGTTCACCGTCGTCCCGAAGTCATTGAAAGGGAAAACATCGACCGGAGAAACTGCCGATATTCATCCGCTCTGGAACCGCCGACATTGCACGAAATTCAACGGCGTTTCTTACATCATCCAGCGGGGTGCGGAAGCAGCTTACTCTGATGCTGGTAAAGAGCAGATCCAGGGACTGATTTCCTTCTATCTCGAGAATGCACGTTTGTTACGTGAAGGTCTGGAAGCGGTGGGCATCTCAGTCTATGGTGGCGTCAACGCACCTTATGTCTGGCTCAAGACCCCCGGCGATTCAACCAGCTGGGACTTTTTCGATGAACTGCTCCAGAAAGCACACCTCGTCGGAACGCCGGGCAGCGGCTTTGGTGCCTCCGGGGAAGGTTACTTCCGGTTAAGTGCTTTCAACAGCCGGGATAATATCAACGAAGCGGTGACCCGTTTCCAGAAAGTCGTGAGCTAG
- a CDS encoding alpha/beta hydrolase-fold protein, with protein MIPVFRLRLLMLSLLLTLFQALPAEAAQQRFEVQFTEGVHPQPFTGRVYLFFTRSGREPRLGPSWFNPESFVARDVTNWKPGERLEFSAETPGLLSYPDPYADMNLNGYQVQAVARFNAGEPKIGTGPGNGYSQVLRVPSVVSTQPPLLTIDSLVPAKPFPETRWSKQIQVRSELLSRFHGRETFLEASVLLPQSYYRQPQRKYPVIYSIPGFGGDHMRGIRNEPITEQNEQGVEFLRVQLNPQCQWGHHVFADSATNGPVGKAFTTEFLPALEKSFRAIPHPRARFLTGHSSGGWSSLWLQITYPDQFGGTWSTAPDPVDFRDFQLINIYETDSNVYRDANGRPRPLGRRGGKPILWFEPFAKMEQVLGYGGQLRSFEAVFSPRGADGRPLKLYDRETGKIDPRVAETWKAYDIRLILEENWENLGPQLAGKIHVFMGEEDTFYLTGATVLLKLSLDKLNQQVDAQSVVEIHPGKDHSTLMTRELVMRIRREMVQTFLAHRAEIESALKTESR; from the coding sequence ATGATTCCCGTATTTCGACTTCGCTTGCTGATGTTGTCCCTTCTGCTTACTCTGTTTCAGGCCTTACCGGCAGAGGCAGCTCAGCAGCGGTTTGAGGTCCAGTTTACGGAGGGCGTGCATCCACAGCCGTTTACGGGCCGCGTCTATCTGTTCTTCACCCGCTCCGGGCGTGAACCCCGGCTGGGTCCTTCGTGGTTTAATCCGGAGTCCTTCGTGGCGCGGGATGTTACCAACTGGAAGCCGGGCGAGCGGCTTGAATTTTCTGCCGAGACTCCCGGTCTGCTCTCTTATCCAGACCCGTATGCGGACATGAATCTGAACGGTTATCAGGTGCAGGCTGTCGCACGTTTCAATGCAGGAGAACCGAAGATCGGCACCGGCCCGGGCAACGGCTATAGCCAGGTTCTCCGTGTGCCCTCCGTGGTCTCAACTCAGCCGCCGTTGTTAACCATCGATTCACTGGTACCCGCGAAACCGTTTCCCGAAACCCGCTGGAGTAAACAGATCCAGGTGCGTTCTGAACTGCTTTCCAGGTTTCATGGTCGCGAGACATTTCTGGAAGCCTCGGTGTTACTGCCACAAAGTTATTACCGCCAGCCGCAGCGGAAATATCCCGTCATCTATTCCATCCCCGGGTTTGGCGGCGATCACATGCGGGGAATCCGGAATGAACCGATTACCGAACAGAATGAGCAGGGGGTTGAGTTTCTGCGGGTGCAGTTGAATCCCCAGTGCCAGTGGGGCCATCACGTGTTTGCCGATTCGGCCACCAATGGTCCAGTCGGCAAAGCCTTCACGACCGAGTTCCTGCCTGCACTGGAAAAGTCTTTCCGGGCGATCCCACATCCACGGGCGCGGTTCCTCACCGGTCATTCCTCGGGAGGCTGGTCTTCGCTGTGGTTGCAGATTACTTATCCTGATCAGTTTGGCGGAACCTGGAGTACCGCTCCCGACCCGGTCGATTTTCGCGACTTTCAGTTGATCAATATCTATGAAACGGACAGCAACGTCTATCGTGATGCGAATGGCCGACCACGGCCATTGGGGCGTCGCGGCGGGAAACCGATCCTCTGGTTTGAACCATTCGCGAAAATGGAACAGGTGCTCGGTTACGGCGGTCAGCTAAGAAGCTTTGAAGCCGTCTTTTCCCCACGTGGCGCTGACGGCAGGCCACTGAAACTGTATGACCGGGAGACGGGCAAGATCGATCCCCGGGTTGCCGAAACCTGGAAAGCGTATGACATTCGCTTGATTCTCGAGGAGAACTGGGAGAATCTGGGCCCGCAACTGGCGGGTAAAATCCACGTCTTCATGGGTGAGGAAGATACATTTTACCTGACGGGAGCCACGGTGCTGCTCAAGCTTTCGCTGGATAAACTGAACCAGCAAGTTGACGCGCAGTCGGTCGTAGAAATTCATCCGGGCAAAGATCACTCCACGCTGATGACCCGGGAACTGGTAATGCGTATCCGCCGCGAGATGGTGCAGACATTCCTGGCGCATCGGGCAGAGATCGAGTCCGCGCTGAAAACAGAGTCCCGGTAA
- a CDS encoding ThiF family adenylyltransferase, which produces MKPELERYSRQVLFSELGEAGQTNLMQGRVLLCGCGALGTVLAETLVRAGVGQIKIVDRDFVEISNLQRQVLFDESDVAAKLPKAIAAAEKLKKINSTVNIEPIVADIDHTNILSLAKDVDLILDGTDNFEVRYLINDVSLELGIPWIYCGCIGSTGQTMTILPGKTACLRCLIDTAPEPGSTETCDTAGILGPTVNVIASLEAVDAIKLLAGKEDLIKPVLTVVDIWEGSYRQMSVADLREKSGCKACHQGERVWLKGEQGSRTTRLCGRNAVQVAPADKGKIVFEDLAEKLKHSGEVDFNPYLLRLNLKNPDYEISLFRDGRAIIKGTDDPAVAKTVYARYIGS; this is translated from the coding sequence ATGAAACCGGAATTGGAACGTTACAGTCGTCAGGTCCTCTTTTCTGAACTGGGTGAAGCGGGGCAGACGAACCTGATGCAGGGCCGCGTCTTACTCTGTGGATGTGGAGCGCTGGGAACCGTACTCGCGGAAACACTGGTTCGCGCAGGCGTGGGACAGATCAAAATTGTCGACCGCGATTTCGTCGAGATCAGCAACCTGCAGCGGCAGGTTCTGTTTGATGAGTCGGACGTCGCAGCCAAACTGCCCAAGGCAATCGCAGCTGCTGAAAAACTGAAGAAGATCAACAGTACCGTCAATATCGAGCCGATTGTCGCCGACATCGACCATACCAATATCCTGTCCCTCGCCAAAGACGTCGACCTGATCCTGGACGGCACCGATAACTTCGAAGTCCGGTATCTGATCAATGATGTCTCACTGGAACTGGGCATCCCCTGGATCTACTGCGGCTGTATCGGCAGTACCGGTCAGACAATGACCATTCTGCCCGGCAAGACCGCCTGCCTGCGTTGTCTGATCGATACCGCTCCCGAACCGGGCAGCACCGAAACCTGCGACACCGCGGGAATTCTGGGACCCACGGTCAATGTGATCGCTTCCCTGGAAGCCGTCGATGCCATCAAGCTGCTCGCCGGGAAAGAAGATCTCATCAAACCGGTACTCACCGTGGTCGATATCTGGGAGGGCTCCTATCGACAGATGAGCGTCGCGGACCTCAGAGAAAAATCGGGCTGCAAAGCCTGTCACCAGGGAGAACGCGTCTGGTTGAAAGGGGAACAGGGTTCACGTACCACGCGGCTCTGTGGTCGTAACGCGGTACAGGTCGCTCCCGCCGATAAAGGTAAGATTGTCTTTGAAGATCTTGCAGAAAAACTGAAGCATTCCGGTGAAGTCGACTTCAATCCTTATCTGCTGCGATTGAATCTGAAAAACCCCGACTACGAAATCAGTCTGTTCCGCGACGGACGCGCGATCATTAAAGGGACCGACGATCCCGCGGTCGCTAAAACGGTCTATGCCCGTTACATCGGCAGCTGA
- a CDS encoding protein-L-isoaspartate(D-aspartate) O-methyltransferase codes for MQRLNKNVLSLLFLTALLGLCQPAFSQNNEYFRNLRNEMVTRYIEGEGIKNQRVLSSMRQVPRHEFVSSNLKHLAYQDLALPIGYKQTISPPYIVAYMTETIDPQPTDKVLEIGTGSGFQAAVLSGLVKDVYTIEIVEGLGKKAAVRLKQLGYDNVHTRIGDGYLGWPEEAPFDKIIVTCSPEKVPQPLIDQLKEGGTLLIPLGERYQQVFHLFQKEKGQLKHKRLIPTLFVPMTGRSEDNREVKPDPLHPEIVNGTFEVDANQDQKVDNWHYQRRVSRMTEEAPEGKSYLQFENDVRDQLSQILQGMAIDGSKIKSLEISMQVGYLNTAQGTKAYQKPGLIIHFYDKIRRNIGQAYLGPWIGSRDWHQVKKTINVPPQAREAVIQLGLNGGTGTLKVDDLKIEKID; via the coding sequence ATGCAGCGATTGAATAAAAATGTGCTCAGTCTGCTTTTCCTGACCGCTCTGCTGGGGCTCTGCCAGCCCGCGTTTTCACAAAACAACGAATATTTCCGCAACCTGCGTAACGAGATGGTCACGCGTTACATTGAAGGCGAGGGCATTAAAAACCAGCGCGTGCTCTCATCCATGCGTCAGGTGCCCCGCCACGAGTTTGTCAGTTCGAATCTCAAACATCTGGCCTACCAGGATCTGGCGCTCCCCATCGGCTACAAACAGACGATTTCCCCCCCTTATATCGTCGCCTACATGACCGAAACCATCGATCCTCAGCCGACCGACAAGGTGCTCGAAATTGGTACCGGCAGCGGATTCCAGGCAGCCGTCCTCTCTGGACTGGTCAAGGATGTCTACACGATTGAAATTGTCGAGGGTCTCGGTAAGAAGGCCGCGGTCCGATTGAAACAACTCGGTTACGATAACGTACACACCCGGATTGGCGACGGTTATCTCGGCTGGCCGGAAGAGGCACCCTTCGACAAGATCATCGTGACCTGCTCACCGGAAAAAGTTCCCCAGCCGCTGATCGATCAGCTTAAAGAGGGGGGCACACTGCTGATTCCCCTCGGTGAACGGTATCAGCAGGTGTTTCATCTGTTCCAGAAAGAAAAGGGACAGCTCAAACACAAACGCCTGATTCCCACCCTGTTCGTCCCCATGACGGGACGCTCGGAAGACAATCGGGAAGTCAAACCGGATCCCCTGCATCCGGAAATCGTTAACGGTACGTTTGAAGTTGATGCCAACCAGGATCAGAAAGTCGATAACTGGCACTATCAGCGCCGCGTCTCACGTATGACGGAAGAGGCACCCGAAGGCAAATCCTATCTGCAGTTTGAAAATGACGTCCGCGATCAGCTTTCACAGATTCTGCAGGGGATGGCGATCGACGGCTCCAAAATCAAGAGTCTCGAAATCAGCATGCAGGTCGGTTACCTGAATACGGCACAGGGAACCAAGGCTTATCAAAAGCCCGGACTGATCATTCATTTTTATGATAAGATCCGTCGCAATATCGGGCAGGCCTACCTCGGACCCTGGATTGGCAGCCGCGACTGGCACCAGGTAAAAAAGACCATCAACGTGCCACCTCAGGCCCGCGAAGCCGTGATTCAATTGGGTTTGAACGGAGGCACGGGAACACTTAAGGTCGACGATCTCAAAATTGAAAAGATCGACTGA
- a CDS encoding prepilin-type N-terminal cleavage/methylation domain-containing protein — protein sequence MYHYHPDQRENKTRRASGRHSDCVCCCAGTTLRARGFTLVELLMAMSISAILVMALAGIVTATQSAWRHTQGIEDSQAEINASFDRMRMMISQAGIYQVNGQAPEVGLAVVTRAWNYIDVPDILVVWSGGRNGGISQNGTLNRLPRMNEILIYTSDPADAHQFVEIALPDSSAEIDFNSSAFDNTIRTAIQSSQAEKALLSKRLKNSQYLLSGSPWGPTASNLIFTITRTPDDASLQATTPGTSAWMNLSWPQGTVSATSGLRQVTVNYEIQFETAEQNTLTDINSETALPFFGSSSRLYAYTP from the coding sequence ATGTACCACTATCACCCTGATCAACGCGAGAACAAAACACGCCGTGCGAGTGGCCGCCATTCGGACTGCGTTTGCTGCTGCGCAGGCACTACTTTACGCGCGCGAGGTTTTACTCTGGTGGAACTGCTGATGGCCATGTCGATCTCGGCAATTCTGGTCATGGCACTTGCGGGAATCGTCACCGCCACGCAGTCCGCCTGGAGACACACGCAGGGAATAGAAGATTCTCAGGCCGAAATCAACGCGTCCTTCGACCGGATGCGGATGATGATCTCGCAGGCTGGCATTTACCAGGTGAATGGCCAGGCTCCCGAAGTGGGGCTGGCAGTCGTGACCCGCGCCTGGAATTACATTGATGTCCCGGACATTCTGGTGGTCTGGTCCGGCGGACGTAACGGGGGGATCAGCCAGAATGGAACCTTAAACCGGCTGCCCCGGATGAACGAAATTTTGATTTACACTTCGGATCCCGCAGACGCGCATCAGTTTGTCGAAATCGCGTTGCCCGATTCTTCGGCGGAGATCGACTTTAACAGTTCCGCATTCGACAACACGATCCGCACAGCGATCCAGTCCAGCCAGGCGGAGAAGGCGCTTCTGAGCAAGCGGCTGAAGAACAGTCAGTACCTGCTCTCGGGAAGCCCGTGGGGACCAACGGCGTCGAATCTGATTTTCACGATTACCCGTACCCCCGATGATGCAAGTCTGCAGGCTACGACTCCTGGTACGAGTGCCTGGATGAATCTTTCCTGGCCGCAGGGCACTGTGAGTGCGACCAGCGGGCTGCGTCAGGTGACCGTGAATTATGAAATCCAGTTTGAGACCGCAGAACAGAACACGTTAACCGACATCAATTCGGAAACCGCATTACCGTTTTTTGGATCCAGTTCGAGGTTGTATGCGTACACACCATAA
- a CDS encoding HEAT repeat domain-containing protein, which produces MDSRNMRPFFVVLSIGCLWCLPGLQGCSSGDASSKAETAQAAVSEESEGTEETVPEPDTDELKTVSVSEPVDPQAEVKEAFEKLLAIRTEPDPDEWQAADKKLAAFGKTAVPTLTEGLSHTDPGARELASMYLASLGPDAEAAAPALVEVLSDESPFTQVNAASTLTHFPKHRDKAIPVLIELTQHSDPNTRLTAVYSLGNLEEHSTAQVEAIQAALNDENSDVQLAAIKVLGQMGQPAKASLTELQSLIDNQNTSDDLREAAVASRDQIEQAQK; this is translated from the coding sequence ATGGACTCCCGGAACATGCGACCGTTTTTCGTTGTACTGAGTATTGGATGTCTGTGGTGCCTGCCTGGATTGCAGGGCTGTAGTAGTGGTGATGCTTCCTCGAAAGCTGAGACGGCTCAAGCGGCTGTCAGCGAGGAATCGGAGGGCACCGAAGAAACCGTGCCCGAGCCGGACACAGATGAATTGAAGACCGTCAGTGTCAGTGAACCCGTCGATCCTCAGGCCGAGGTCAAAGAGGCTTTCGAAAAACTGCTCGCGATCCGTACCGAACCCGATCCCGATGAATGGCAAGCTGCCGATAAAAAGCTGGCCGCCTTCGGTAAGACGGCCGTTCCCACATTGACCGAAGGGCTTTCCCATACCGATCCGGGAGCACGTGAACTGGCCAGCATGTATCTGGCGAGCCTGGGACCTGATGCGGAAGCGGCGGCCCCTGCACTGGTGGAAGTCCTGTCGGATGAATCCCCGTTCACGCAGGTCAATGCCGCCTCAACCCTGACGCATTTTCCCAAACACCGCGACAAGGCAATTCCGGTGCTGATCGAGCTGACCCAACACAGCGATCCCAATACAAGACTGACGGCCGTCTATTCGCTGGGAAACCTGGAAGAACATTCGACCGCGCAGGTAGAGGCCATCCAGGCGGCTTTGAATGATGAGAACAGCGACGTCCAGCTGGCGGCTATTAAGGTTCTGGGCCAGATGGGTCAGCCCGCGAAAGCTTCGTTGACCGAACTTCAATCGCTGATTGACAACCAGAATACCAGCGACGATCTCCGCGAAGCAGCGGTCGCTTCACGTGACCAGATTGAACAGGCGCAAAAATAG